Proteins from one Panicum virgatum strain AP13 chromosome 7K, P.virgatum_v5, whole genome shotgun sequence genomic window:
- the LOC120643037 gene encoding thionin BTH7-like, with protein MGNKGLKSVIMCVLILGIIYEVEGKSCCMSTLARNCYKICRLNFAPAICAITCDCIIIKGKICPRGYPKLNLLPNSSEPNATEYCNLGCVSSVCDTMNNDFPGKEMKIDMESCSDACDRFCNGDSRIASVAA; from the exons ATGGGAAATAAGGGTCTTAAGAGTGTAATCATGTGTGTGCTGATACTAGGGATAATCTACGAAGTAGAGGGCAAGAGTTGCTGCATGAGCACCCTGGCAAGAAACTGCTACAAGATATGTCGTCTGAATTTTGCCCCAGCAATCTGTGCAATAACATGTGACTGTATAATCATAAAAGGCAAAATATGTCCACGTGGCTACCCTAAATTGAACCTTCTTCCAAACTCCA GTGAACCAAATGCCACTGAGTACTGCAACTTGGGATGTGTGTCTTCTGTGTGCGACACCATGAACAATG ACTTTCCCGGCAAGGAGATGAAGATTGACATGGAAAGCTGCAGTGATGCATGTGACCGTTTCTGCAATGGGGATTCCCGCATCGCATCTGTTGCTGCGTAA